The Haloarcula sp. H-GB4 genome segment TTCGTGCAGGAACTTGGCTCGCTCGTCGATACCATCGAAGAGCAGTTCCAGATCATCAACACTGTCCTCGCTGGCATCGCATCTATTTCGCTGCTCGTGGCCGGCATCTCGATTCTCAACGTCATGTTGATGTCCACTGTTGAACGCCGGGAGGAAATCGGCGTCCTCAGAGCTGTCGGCTACCAGAAGCGGGATGTCCTCAAAGTGATGTTGATGGAAGCGACGCTGCTCGGGTTCCTTGGTGGCGTCGCTGGTGTCATTCTGAGCCTCGGTGCCGGGCTGGCGATAAACCACTACGCCGTCGGCGATGCGATGGCCGTTTTCAGGCTACCGAACGCCTGGTACGTCGGTGCGGCGTTCGCCTTTGGGGTGCTGACGAGTATCGTCAGCGGGCTGTATCCGGCCTGGAAGGCGGCGAGCGAAGAACCGGTCGACGCGCTACGCGGTTAAATCGTCGCGTCGACGCCCGGCTCGAGCAGCGGGTCAGTCCGGTCGACCGACAGGGAGTCAAACTGTGCGAGCCAATCCTCATCGCCACGCTCGAAGGCTTCTAGCGCGTCACCGACAGTGTATGTCCGTTTCTCGTCCGAGCACGGGAACACGCCTTCTAGGTCGTCGCTGTCGTAGATCGCCAGCGAAACGACCGGGAAGACGACAACGTCGTCGACCCGGTCCATCCCGACGTAGCTTCGGTTCCGCCGTTCGAACGCCGGTTCGAGCGAGTGGTCGTTCTGGCCTGCCCAGTCTCTGAACTCTTCGTAGGTCCGGATGGCTTCCGACCGCTTGTCCTCTGCCATCGTTCTGATCCGCTGCCACTCGCCGGCCAACATCGACTCGCTGAACACGCCGTTGGCCTCCAGTCGCTTCACCCGATTGAGCACCTGTTGTTGTGCGTCGAACGTGCCGTACGTATCTCCACGAAGATACAGTTCTGCCCGAAGATGTGTGTCCCCTGTCATAGCTTTCTCATCGCTAGCTTCTCCAGAGACCCTCAAAACTCTTTCCCAGACTTGCATGCTAACACACTGCACGAAATTAAAACCTGGAATCTGCGGCATGAGGTTCTCTATATCCATAATATAGAGTATTTACCTGAATACAGAAGCCCCTTATATTATTAGTACGGCGACAGTTATTTTCCCCCTAGGTCGATGTTAGTTTCGATGCTTGTCGAACAAACTATTGGTGAACATCTTCTAGTTTAGGCTCCGGATTCGCAGATTTATAAGAATCTAAATAGTTGTTCGTCGGGAGCTTTTGTGCTCAGGCAGCCTCGTGACGACCTGTTCGGGATCTTGCTAGCCAGAGATTCCACGGGTCTCGCTTGATCCCGCACCCTGTATGTTCGCTGTCCCTGTCTGCGACATTTGCCGGATCCGGGAACGGCGCGCCCGAGTATATTCGATAGCTGCCGAAATCGTAGCCAACCTTCGTCGAAAATACGGTCAGTCATGCTCACCGTGAGCAAACTGCTGTCGGTCACTCACATCACGCTGCTCGCGGGGCGCTCCGTGCACGGCTTCGTTCAGGTGCTCGCTACTCGTCCGCTACAAAAACGGCTGATAGTTCGCAGCCGAGACCCTCACCAGTTTAATCGTCTGCGTGCGCTTCCGCACCACTCGCAACAACATCAATCTCGCCAGCGTCCAGTTCCTCCTCGACTTCGCGAGCTGCCTGCACCATGTTCTCCATCTTGCCGCGGGCGACCTCACGAGGCAGGAGCTTGACGCCACAGTCCGGCGAAACGGTGAGTCGTTCCGGCGGCACGACTTCCAGTCCCTTTTTAATGTTCTTCTTGATTTCCGCAACGGACTCGACCTCCGCGGTGTGGGCGTCCAGCACGCCCATCGCGAAGTCCTTCGTGAATTCGTGCTCTTTGAACACGTCGAGCTGGTCGTAGTCGCCGTTTGCGAGCTCCAGATCGTACTCGTGAACCGGGTAGTCCAGAATCTCGGGGTAGATACGCGAGTAGTCGCCGTAACAGACGTGCAGGCCCAGACGCACATCGTCGGGGATTTCGTCGACGATGCGTTCCAGACACTCTCCAACGATGGCGTGGTCGTCCGGCGTCGTGGCCAGGGCCGGCTCGTCGATCTGGATGTATCGAGCGCCAGCCTCAACCAGCGCCTCGATTTCCTCGTTGACGAGGTCCGCCAGTTCGTAGGCCAACTGCTCCTCGTTGTCGTACACTTCGTTGAACGACCAGTTGGCGAGCGTGTACGGCCCCGTAATCGGAACCTTGACCGGTCGCTCGGCCACCTCGTCGGTGAATTCGAACTCCTCGACGAGCCACTGCTCGCCGTACTCGACCTCGTCGGCGACGCTCGGCTTGTCGAAGTAGTTGTGGCCCCACACCTTCACGCGGCCGTTGAACTCATAGCCGTCGATGCGGTGGGCGAAGTACTCTACCATCTCGTTGCGGCGCATCTCGCCGTCACAGATGACATCGAGGCCTGCGCGTTCGTGCTCGTGAGTGATGAGCCGCGAGGCGTCGTCTTTCGATTCTTCCCACTCGTCCTCGCCGAAGTCGGCGTCCTCGTCCTCGAACAGCTCACGGGCACGGTCGTGCCACTTGGGCTTGGGGTAGGAGCCGACGACGGTCGTCAGCAGGAAATGGTCGTTCGGGTGGTCCGCCGGTTTGAACTGGTCTCGTGGTCCTGTCATCGTTTTATGCCTCCGCCGCCTCCAGATCCGCGGCGTTTGCGAGCGCTTTGAGCTTGTCTTCGAACTTGTTCACCGGGAGGTAGAACGTTTCCGTGTTGGCTGTCGCGTAGACGGTGTCGTACGCGGTGTTCGTCTGCTGTTCGAACCAGTCGATGCGGTCCCGAATTGTTTCAGGTGACTCGACGAGCGTGTTCTGGCCGTCGACAACGCCCAGCGCCACGTCTTCCTTGGTGCCGTACTCCTGCACGTTGTAGACGGTCTGGTCGTGGTTCGCCACGAGGTCGAAGCCGATGGCGTCCACGTCAGCGTCCATCAGGTGTGCGTAGGCCTTCTCCTCGATTGCGCCCCAGTAGGTGTGGGCGACAACGTCGGCGTCGGCGGCCGAGGCGATGGCGTCGATTGCCTCGGCGGCGCGCTCGTCCTCCCCATCAGCAGGCGTGTTCTCGACCAGCGACGGTTCAAGCAGGAACAGCGTCTCGACATCCGGGAACGCGTTCACTTCCTCGACAAGGAACTCGGCGATGGCGTCAAGGAACTCAGCGTCATCACCGTAGTGCTCGTCCGTCGCGAGGTCCGCAAGCGAGTACGGCCCGGGGAGTACAGCCTGGAGTCCCGAATCGACGTGCTCGGCCGCTGTACTGAGGTCCGCGGCAACGTCGCCACCGTCAGCACTCAGGTCGCCCTGCACGACCGGCTCTCGGTAGAAATTGTTGTTGTCATAGTAGCGGACGATGCCTTTCGTCTCCACGCTGTCGTGGACTGCAAGCGGGTGTGCGAGCATGTCGTCCCAGCGGAGCTGGCCCTCGACAACGCGGTCAAGTCCGGCGTCCTGCTGGATGGCGATGACTTCCTCGCGGGCTTTATCGTAGGCTGCAGCAATCTCGCCGGATTCGTCGCCCGAGATGAGATCGGTCTTCTGGTGGCCCTTCAGATCTGCCAGTTCGTCCTTGGCCCAGTCCGGGAGCGGAAAGAGCCCAGGGGTCGTGGCGATTACCTGTGTCATTGCCAAGGAGTAGTCAATGACGGGCTTTAATATTTCCTATTCACTAAAATGCCTAACAGTAATCAAACTCGATAGAACCGCAGGACGACGAGGGCCTCGTATGGGTGTTTTTCACTGGCAAGCTGCTCGCTCGCCAGCCCGTGTTCGCTCGCGTACGCTCGCACTGCATCCGGGTCCGTGAGACTGCTGACAAGCATGAGCGCTTCGCCGCCCGGGGCTAACACACGCTCGACGGCTTCGAGAAACGGGTCGACGAGCCGCCGTCCGTCGTCGCCACCCGACAGCGCGTGTTCCATCCAGTCGTCCCACTCTTGCTCGGGCGGGGTCGGCAAATAGGGCGGATTGAACGCCACGAGGTCGAAAGCCGCTGTCTGGAACGGCTCGACGAGGTCCCCGCGAACGACTGGGACGCCGTTCTCGGCCGCCTCTCGACAGGCCAGCGGGCTCACGTCGACGCCGACCGCCCGTGCCCCAGCGTCGGCGAGCGTCGCGGCGACGTACCCGGAGCCCGTCCCCACATCAAGGACAGTATCGCCCGCCTCGACTCGTTCCTGAGCCGTTCGGGCCAGCAGGTCCGAGTCCTCCGCCGGCTGGTACACCGACTCTACGCCCCGCTGGTCGGCCAGCGAGGGGCGGTCTTCACCGTCACCCATCTCAGGCCTCCGGCTGGCCGACCTCGTACGCGAGTGTCGCAAGCGTGGCAAAATCGGCCGGCGTGAGCTTCCCGGCACGGGCGCTCATGAGGTCCTCGTCGGCAGCCTCGACCACCGCGTCGGGGTCACCCAGCCCGGAGATGTGGGCCGTGTTGCGGACGGCGTTGCGCATTGTCTTCCGGCGCTGGGTGAACACTGCCTTCAGGAAGTCCATGAAGAAGTCATCGCTGGGGACGGTGTAGTCCGGGGTCCGGGGCGTCGTCCGGACGAGCGCACTCGTCACGCGAGGCTGGGGGTCGAATGCTTCCGGTGGCACCGTCTCGACGATCTCCACGTCAGCGTAGTGGCCCGCCGTGACCGAGAGCCGCCCGTAGTCGTCCGTCGCGGGGTCGGCGGCCATCCGCTCAGCGAACTCCTGCTGGAACATCAACAGCAGCGGGCGCTGCTTCGGAAGCAATCGAAAGGCGATCTCTGAGGACGCGCCGTAGGGCAGATTCGAGATGCTTGCGGTGAACTCAGGCAGGTCGACTTCGAGCGCGTCACCCTCAACGATAGTAAGCCGGTCCGCCGCGACTTCCTCGGCGAACTCCTCGCGGAGATGGGCCGCGAAGTCCGGATCACGCTCGACTGCGGTCACGCGCCCAGCCACCGCGAGCAAGCGGTCCGTTAGCGCACCCGGGCCTGCGCCGATCTCCAGCACGTGCGAGAGGTCTACGTCCGCGTCGGTCGCGTACTCCGGAATGCGGTCCAGTACCCGGTCGTCGACGAGGAAGTGCTGGTCCTGCCGGGTGTCGGCCCGTTTGCCAGCCCGCCGGACAAGCGCGTCGGGGTCCCGAGTCCCTGTTTCGATCGTAGTCATTAGCGAGCCGTAACGGGTCGCGGTAGAAAAGGGTCGCCTTGTACTGGCGGCTGTAAGGCTAGCTGCTTGCAGCCGGCACTGTTACGAGGACTGTTCCTCGCGCCGGACGAACAGCCGGTACTTCAGGTCATCGTCCTGTAGCTCTTCGAGTATCCGCTCGACAAGCGTCTCCTTGGGGCTGTGGAGGCCACTAACGCGCTCTTCGAGGTCTTCGAAGCTCTGGAAGGGCTTTCGCTTTCGCTCATCGAGAATCGTGTTCCGGAGCTTCTTCCCGATGCCCGGCAGAAGGTTCAGCTGGTGGAGCCGCAGCGTGATCGGCTGGGCGTCGTTGTAGAAGTCGACGAACCGCTGCTCGTTTGCCTCGACGACTTCCTCGACGGCGTAGTCGAGTTCCGAGCGGGCACCACTCGGGATGTCCTCGAATTCGACTTCGGTCACGCGGCCGAACTCCGTCAGGTCGATGCGGTCACCAAACGCGATATCAACGTCCTTGTCCGCAAGCTGCAGCTCGTAAATGTAGAATTCATCGATGTCGAGTGCGTACGCAAGCGGCTCCTTCTGGTGCTGTGGCCGGTCGTCTCCGGGCCGCCCATGCGGGAGGACATCGAGGACAGCCGCCATCATAGTGTCGCCGCCGCTCTCCGATTCAGTCATGTCAGGCAGTACGAGCAGAGCACACTTAATGCCGGTGGATGCCCCGAACCGCTCCACGGGACGCCGTCGCTATCTTCGTGTTCGGCTCACAGCAACGGACAGCGACTCCCGTTGGCATGGCTAACCGCCGGCGAAATCAGAGAACAGAGCGACGGGCAGCCAAACTGACGAGCCCCTCGTTACGCGTACTGCTTGACGATGTTGAGGATATCGTCGAGTTCGTCGCCGTCGAGCGTGTACCGCTCCTGTGCGAACACAGCCCGGAGCTCGTCGCGGTCCAGCGGTCGGAGGTTCGCGATCTTGTAGGCCGTCGGCGTGTCGACCTTTTCGAGCTCTTCGAGCTCTTCGACCAGTTGTAGCGACTCCTCAGGGTCGAGGAGGGCAAACCGGTTGACGTGCTCGATAGCTCGCTTGAGCTCGTAGCGCATCTCACGGTCCTCCTCGGCAGCCCGCTCCATCTCGAGGTCTTCGAGTATCTCCTTGGTCTCCGCGACCGTCAGGAACTCCTCACTGACTTTTTCTTTAAATATCGTCATTCTTGCCGGCGCAGGTGCGCAGCGGTGACGATGATGGTTTTCTCTTTGCCACCGTCGACGATATCGACCTTGTACGCGTCACCCTGCTTCCCCTCGACGGTTCCGGTCTGGCCGTCGAACCGCGGGTGGAAGCGCCCGTTCGGCACGGACGGGTCGATCTTGAGGTGGACTTTCTCGCCGTCGTCAAACTCTTCGACGGCGCGCTGGGGCGGCGAGGTGCCGCGGTCGCGGGGCTTGTTCTTGAGCTTGTCTCGTGTTCCTTCGAGAGGTCCGTTTGAACTAGGCATTCTTGCTCTCCGCTAATCCGGTCGCCCTAATAAAACGTGCGTTCCGTGACTGTCACCAGCCACGCGTTTGCAGTTGCTACGGAGCCGAGTAGAAAACTACGGTGACGAGTCGATTACAGGCGACCGGTGCTCTCGATGGAGACCGACTCGACGTCATCGACGTTCGCAAAGGCTTCTTCGACGGCTTCCGTGCCACCAGTGTCGTCAGGGACGATGACCGTCGGCGTCAGCGCGACGAGACCGAAGGCGACGTCCTCGCGCTCGAACCCGTTGATCTTCGTTCCTTCGGGAAGCACACCCTCGAGACGCTCCTGCAGGTCGTCGAGGTCGACTTCGGGACTCTCCGGCATGACCTTGATCTTGGCTGCTACTTTCCCCATTGTTATGGCCCCATGAAGCCGCAGTCCGGGCATTTGTAGAGGTTGCTCTGCTTCCGGCAGGTGGCACAGCGGTAGATCTGCTGGCCACAGTCCGGGCACTTGAACGCGGCGGCGTTCGTGCCGGCGATGTTGATGCCACACGAGACGCACTTGCGCGCCTGTTTCTGTTGGCTCTCGCTCATACCACTCCGTATCCGACCGCGGCTTTTAACGATTGCCAAATGCGACCGTCACCGCGAGTGACTGCCATGGCCCTAGTTCCCGGGCAGAATGTCCCCGAGGGCAGCGCCGATCGCCATCGGAACGAACGCCACGGCACAGATGCAGGCCGATTCGTAGACGACCGCGGGGTCGGTCGACCACTCGACGAGCCCCCACCCAGTAAGGAGCGCGACGGAAACCACAAGTGCTGTTCCGGTGACGCCGACAAGTCGCCGCGGCACGATTCCCAGTATCCGGTTCGCCACTCGAACATCCTGAAAGTCGGCGACGTACAGAATCGAGATGACCAACGCGATGGCGATGGCGACTGTCGCGACGAGATACAGCGGGTGTTGGGCGATGTGTAGCCCAGCATCGACCGTCCCGCCTTCGACGGCCATCGGAATCCCGAACAACAGCGAGCCAAGCAGCGCTTCCGCAAGGTCGGACCGGCCAAAGCCCCAGACGACCCGGCCAAAGGTCGCAGGCTCGTGGTCCTGTGAATCGGCGGCCGCACGCATCGCGTCACGGACCTGTCGTCGCTCGTCCTCTGAGTCGACGAGCTGTTCCAGTTCCTGGAGTTCATCGAACAGCGTTGCGAACTCGTCGTCCTCGGTGTCTCGTTCGGCTGGTGAGTCTTCCTGCGTGCTCATCTGAGATCGGGCTCACTATCTCGCGTTGGCACGTCCGGGTCCGGGTCGGCACCGGCCGCCGGAGTGCCGTCTTCCCAGACGTAGAATCCCTCGCCGGTGACAGCACCTCGCTGTCCATCTTCGACCTTCCGACGGAGCAACGCTGGCGGCTCGAACCGCTCGTCGAGCCGGTCAGCGAGGTCTTCGAGCGCTGTGAGCACCGTTTCCAGCCCGTGCCGGTCGGCGCGAACGAGCGGCCCGTCGCGGTCTGAATCACCACGCTCGAACGTCCGGTCGATATCACGAACCCCGGCGACACCATCCTCAACCATCCGGACCGCCTCAGCGATAGTAGCGAGTTCGAGGCGGAGCGCGGCGAACCCGGGTGTGTCTCGCACAACGACCGGTGATGCGTCCAGACTTTCGACGAAGTCAGTGACTCGGTCGCGGGTCGCCGCTGTCGTCTGCTCGGCGATGACGACCTCGACGATAGCGCCGTCCGGCGGGTCGACAAGGTTGAGGCCGACGGCACGGTCCGGACTCCGCAGACCAGTAGCGACGGCAGTTACCGACAGCGACGTGTCGCTGACGGCGATGAGCGTCTCATCCTCGACCATGGTCTCAGTTTCGGCGACCACCTCCCGATGGCTGTCCGTCCCGCCAGCGGTTGCGTCGATGACGATGTCGCTGCCGTTGACAGCGCTTTCGAGCCCGGTGGTTCCGTCGATACCGGCCGAGACGTCCCCGTTGAGTGCGCGTCGAATCTCGTCGACCCGGTCCATCACGTCCGACGCATCCGTTCCCCGGAGACGCACTTCGTGGCCCGCACGGACACATCGCTGTGCGATATTCCGCCCCCGCTGTCCGGTTCCGAGTACGGCCACAATCATGACAGTACCACCGCACTCCCGGCGTTAATCCTTTACGCCGCGGTCTGCCCTCTCCGCCCTGTACCGCTTGTAGGCTGGACAGCGTGACTGGAGCAACGGCAGTACGCTTTTTTCGACACCGGCTGTACCGCCGCGTATGGACATTGGTGTACTGACGGTTCCCTTGGGCGGGCAGTCGCTCGACGAGGCGCTGGCGTATCTCAGCGACCTAGGTGTCAACGCGGTCGAACTGGGGTGTGGTGGTTTCCCCGGGGACGACCACCTCGACCGGCAGGCGTATCTCGACGACGAGGAGAAACAGGCTGAACTTGAGACGCTTTTAGGCGAACACGACCTTCGGGTGAGCGCGCTGGCGACACACAACAATCCGCTCCATCCCGATGACGAACGTGCCGCCGAGGCCGACCGGGAACTCCGGGAGACGATCCGGCTGGCCGACCAGCTCGGCGTGAACACCGTCACGGGGTTCTCGGGCTTGCCTGCTGGCGGCCCGAACGACGAGGTCCCGAACTGGATCACTGCGCCCTGGCCGACCGAACACGCCGACGCTCACGAGTACCAGTGGCGCGTCGCCGACGAGTACTGGTCGGACCTCGCGGCTCACGCGGGCGCACATGATGTCGATGTCGCCATCGAGATGCATCCCAATATGTTGGTGTACGAACCGCGCGGCCTGCTGGAACTGCGCCGCCGGACGAACGACCGCATCGGCGCGAACTTCGACCCGTCGCATCTGTACTGGCAGGGCATCGACGTGACCGAGGCCATCCGACTGCTCGGCGAGCACGACGCCATCCACCACGTCCACGCCAAGGACACGAAGGTCTACGAATCAAACGCCCGCAAGAAAGGCGTGCTC includes the following:
- a CDS encoding HTH domain-containing protein, whose translation is MTGDTHLRAELYLRGDTYGTFDAQQQVLNRVKRLEANGVFSESMLAGEWQRIRTMAEDKRSEAIRTYEEFRDWAGQNDHSLEPAFERRNRSYVGMDRVDDVVVFPVVSLAIYDSDDLEGVFPCSDEKRTYTVGDALEAFERGDEDWLAQFDSLSVDRTDPLLEPGVDATI
- a CDS encoding methionine synthase; its protein translation is MTGPRDQFKPADHPNDHFLLTTVVGSYPKPKWHDRARELFEDEDADFGEDEWEESKDDASRLITHEHERAGLDVICDGEMRRNEMVEYFAHRIDGYEFNGRVKVWGHNYFDKPSVADEVEYGEQWLVEEFEFTDEVAERPVKVPITGPYTLANWSFNEVYDNEEQLAYELADLVNEEIEALVEAGARYIQIDEPALATTPDDHAIVGECLERIVDEIPDDVRLGLHVCYGDYSRIYPEILDYPVHEYDLELANGDYDQLDVFKEHEFTKDFAMGVLDAHTAEVESVAEIKKNIKKGLEVVPPERLTVSPDCGVKLLPREVARGKMENMVQAAREVEEELDAGEIDVVASGAEAHADD
- a CDS encoding 5-methyltetrahydropteroyltriglutamate--homocysteine methyltransferase, yielding MTQVIATTPGLFPLPDWAKDELADLKGHQKTDLISGDESGEIAAAYDKAREEVIAIQQDAGLDRVVEGQLRWDDMLAHPLAVHDSVETKGIVRYYDNNNFYREPVVQGDLSADGGDVAADLSTAAEHVDSGLQAVLPGPYSLADLATDEHYGDDAEFLDAIAEFLVEEVNAFPDVETLFLLEPSLVENTPADGEDERAAEAIDAIASAADADVVAHTYWGAIEEKAYAHLMDADVDAIGFDLVANHDQTVYNVQEYGTKEDVALGVVDGQNTLVESPETIRDRIDWFEQQTNTAYDTVYATANTETFYLPVNKFEDKLKALANAADLEAAEA
- a CDS encoding HemK2/MTQ2 family protein methyltransferase — its product is MGDGEDRPSLADQRGVESVYQPAEDSDLLARTAQERVEAGDTVLDVGTGSGYVAATLADAGARAVGVDVSPLACREAAENGVPVVRGDLVEPFQTAAFDLVAFNPPYLPTPPEQEWDDWMEHALSGGDDGRRLVDPFLEAVERVLAPGGEALMLVSSLTDPDAVRAYASEHGLASEQLASEKHPYEALVVLRFYRV
- a CDS encoding 16S ribosomal RNA methyltransferase A, whose product is MTTIETGTRDPDALVRRAGKRADTRQDQHFLVDDRVLDRIPEYATDADVDLSHVLEIGAGPGALTDRLLAVAGRVTAVERDPDFAAHLREEFAEEVAADRLTIVEGDALEVDLPEFTASISNLPYGASSEIAFRLLPKQRPLLLMFQQEFAERMAADPATDDYGRLSVTAGHYADVEIVETVPPEAFDPQPRVTSALVRTTPRTPDYTVPSDDFFMDFLKAVFTQRRKTMRNAVRNTAHISGLGDPDAVVEAADEDLMSARAGKLTPADFATLATLAYEVGQPEA
- a CDS encoding DUF655 domain-containing protein → MTESESGGDTMMAAVLDVLPHGRPGDDRPQHQKEPLAYALDIDEFYIYELQLADKDVDIAFGDRIDLTEFGRVTEVEFEDIPSGARSELDYAVEEVVEANEQRFVDFYNDAQPITLRLHQLNLLPGIGKKLRNTILDERKRKPFQSFEDLEERVSGLHSPKETLVERILEELQDDDLKYRLFVRREEQSS
- a CDS encoding RNA polymerase Rpb4 family protein, producing MTIFKEKVSEEFLTVAETKEILEDLEMERAAEEDREMRYELKRAIEHVNRFALLDPEESLQLVEELEELEKVDTPTAYKIANLRPLDRDELRAVFAQERYTLDGDELDDILNIVKQYA
- a CDS encoding 50S ribosomal protein L21e, with amino-acid sequence MPSSNGPLEGTRDKLKNKPRDRGTSPPQRAVEEFDDGEKVHLKIDPSVPNGRFHPRFDGQTGTVEGKQGDAYKVDIVDGGKEKTIIVTAAHLRRQE
- a CDS encoding elongation factor 1-beta — translated: MGKVAAKIKVMPESPEVDLDDLQERLEGVLPEGTKINGFEREDVAFGLVALTPTVIVPDDTGGTEAVEEAFANVDDVESVSIESTGRL
- a CDS encoding HVO_2753 family zinc finger protein, giving the protein MSESQQKQARKCVSCGINIAGTNAAAFKCPDCGQQIYRCATCRKQSNLYKCPDCGFMGP
- a CDS encoding DUF2391 family protein, with the protein product MSTQEDSPAERDTEDDEFATLFDELQELEQLVDSEDERRQVRDAMRAAADSQDHEPATFGRVVWGFGRSDLAEALLGSLLFGIPMAVEGGTVDAGLHIAQHPLYLVATVAIAIALVISILYVADFQDVRVANRILGIVPRRLVGVTGTALVVSVALLTGWGLVEWSTDPAVVYESACICAVAFVPMAIGAALGDILPGN
- a CDS encoding 3-hydroxyacyl-CoA dehydrogenase family protein, yielding MIVAVLGTGQRGRNIAQRCVRAGHEVRLRGTDASDVMDRVDEIRRALNGDVSAGIDGTTGLESAVNGSDIVIDATAGGTDSHREVVAETETMVEDETLIAVSDTSLSVTAVATGLRSPDRAVGLNLVDPPDGAIVEVVIAEQTTAATRDRVTDFVESLDASPVVVRDTPGFAALRLELATIAEAVRMVEDGVAGVRDIDRTFERGDSDRDGPLVRADRHGLETVLTALEDLADRLDERFEPPALLRRKVEDGQRGAVTGEGFYVWEDGTPAAGADPDPDVPTRDSEPDLR
- a CDS encoding sugar phosphate isomerase/epimerase: MDIGVLTVPLGGQSLDEALAYLSDLGVNAVELGCGGFPGDDHLDRQAYLDDEEKQAELETLLGEHDLRVSALATHNNPLHPDDERAAEADRELRETIRLADQLGVNTVTGFSGLPAGGPNDEVPNWITAPWPTEHADAHEYQWRVADEYWSDLAAHAGAHDVDVAIEMHPNMLVYEPRGLLELRRRTNDRIGANFDPSHLYWQGIDVTEAIRLLGEHDAIHHVHAKDTKVYESNARKKGVLDTAPYTDEADRSWLFRSIGYGHDESHWKDVVSTLRMVGYDGALSIEHEDSLTSAREGLEKAVDVLDRAVFETQPGDAYWAE